Proteins encoded by one window of Rhodobacteraceae bacterium IMCC1335:
- a CDS encoding ATP-binding cassette domain-containing protein encodes MNGPLIRAENLSVGFPIGKGLFDKFVLKAVDDVTLHIEKGSFFGLVGESGSGKTTLGRALLKAVPITGGSAHYADGEVAYNLETIGKADLKDYRKRAQLIFQDPYAALSPRMTVRDIIAEPLEVMGLTRNRQETDERVRETAAKCRLNLEHLRRFPHAFSGGQRQRISIARALVSGPKLVVADESVAALDVSIQADVLNLLKELQRDLGITFMFISHDLSVVAHTCDHVAVMYLGRLVETAPTRQLFAAPRHPYTKALFSAIPSLDPDDRGKAQKLEGEIPSPMKQPSGCKFHTRCPHVIDRCKVEEPRLQSSAVEHNVACHRWEELLQNA; translated from the coding sequence ATGAACGGACCATTGATCCGAGCCGAAAATCTTTCTGTGGGGTTTCCCATTGGCAAAGGGTTGTTCGATAAATTTGTTTTGAAGGCAGTTGATGACGTAACGCTTCATATTGAGAAAGGCAGCTTTTTTGGATTGGTGGGCGAATCTGGTTCGGGGAAAACTACGCTTGGGCGTGCGCTCTTAAAAGCGGTGCCGATCACGGGTGGATCGGCGCATTATGCGGATGGTGAAGTGGCCTATAATCTGGAAACGATTGGCAAAGCCGATCTTAAGGATTATCGCAAGCGCGCCCAATTGATTTTTCAGGATCCATATGCCGCGTTATCTCCTCGGATGACGGTGCGCGATATCATAGCAGAACCACTGGAAGTGATGGGTCTGACGCGCAATCGGCAGGAAACCGACGAACGCGTGCGTGAAACCGCGGCCAAATGCAGGCTTAACCTTGAACATCTGAGGCGCTTTCCACATGCTTTTTCGGGTGGTCAGAGACAGCGGATCTCAATCGCCCGGGCGTTGGTGTCGGGCCCCAAACTTGTTGTTGCCGATGAAAGCGTGGCGGCGCTTGACGTTTCGATCCAGGCAGATGTTTTAAACCTGCTGAAAGAGCTTCAGCGTGATCTTGGCATTACTTTTATGTTTATCAGCCATGACCTGTCTGTGGTTGCGCATACATGTGATCACGTTGCGGTGATGTATTTGGGCCGCCTTGTGGAAACCGCTCCCACGCGCCAGCTTTTTGCCGCGCCCCGGCATCCCTATACAAAGGCGTTGTTTTCGGCCATTCCATCGCTTGACCCGGATGATCGCGGCAAGGCGCAAAAGCTTGAAGGCGAAATTCCTTCGCCGATGAAGCAACCTTCGGGCTGTAAATTTCACACAAGATGCCCGCATGTGATTGATCGCTGCAAAGTAGAAGAGCCGCGTTTGCAAAGCAGCGCAGTAGAGCATAACGTGGCCTGCCATCGCTGGGAAGAGCTGTTACAAAACGCCTAA
- a CDS encoding ATP-binding cassette domain-containing protein: MLDVKNLTLQFRTDEGLITAVEDVSFSLNKGEVMGLVGESGSGKSVTAKALMHLNARNAVYGPDSRITLHTERGEVDVLSLRTPRDLKVVRGGAISMIFQEPMASFAPAITIGKQMVEQLQLHGDMSKARAKEISVEMLDRVGISDASQRFDQYAFELSGGMRQRAMIAMALSTKPALLIADEPTTALDVTIQAQVIDLMKDLVDEFHMGIIFITHDLGVVAQTCDRVNVMYLGRLIEEGPVREVIRNPKHPYTQGLIAALPKLDNLGQSLTAVPGDIPSPLERPSGCVFNTRCSQIVGAACTTIGPNAVDLGADHTVACHIYKEVAE; this comes from the coding sequence CTGCTTGATGTCAAAAATCTGACCCTTCAGTTTCGTACCGACGAAGGGCTGATCACGGCGGTGGAAGACGTCTCCTTCTCGTTGAACAAAGGAGAAGTGATGGGGCTGGTCGGGGAAAGCGGATCGGGTAAATCGGTTACCGCGAAAGCCTTGATGCATCTCAATGCGCGCAATGCAGTTTACGGCCCTGACTCGCGCATCACTTTGCATACAGAGCGAGGCGAAGTTGATGTGCTGTCGCTTCGAACACCGCGCGATTTGAAGGTGGTGCGGGGCGGTGCCATCTCAATGATCTTTCAAGAGCCAATGGCCTCTTTTGCGCCTGCGATTACCATTGGCAAACAAATGGTCGAGCAGCTGCAATTGCATGGCGATATGTCCAAGGCGCGGGCGAAAGAAATTTCGGTCGAAATGCTCGATCGGGTTGGCATTTCGGATGCTTCCCAACGTTTTGATCAATATGCGTTTGAACTTTCGGGCGGTATGCGCCAGCGTGCGATGATCGCGATGGCGCTTTCAACCAAGCCTGCCTTGCTGATCGCGGATGAACCAACCACAGCGCTGGATGTGACGATTCAGGCGCAGGTTATCGATTTGATGAAAGATTTGGTGGATGAGTTTCACATGGGAATTATTTTTATCACCCATGATCTTGGCGTCGTTGCTCAAACCTGTGATCGGGTGAATGTGATGTATCTTGGCCGGTTGATTGAAGAAGGCCCGGTGCGCGAGGTGATCCGCAACCCTAAGCATCCTTATACGCAAGGATTGATTGCAGCTTTGCCAAAGCTTGATAATCTTGGCCAATCGCTCACCGCTGTGCCGGGCGATATTCCTTCGCCGCTGGAACGCCCGTCAGGATGTGTTTTCAACACGCGCTGTAGCCAGATTGTGGGGGCAGCTTGTACCACAATCGGTCCAAATGCGGTTGATCTTGGCGCCGATCACACCGTTGCCTGTCATATCTATAAGGAGGTCGCGGAATGA
- a CDS encoding ABC transporter permease subunit, which translates to MSNMPDPTDPKLAGINLSNATQLGAEGEHDRLAKEAYFTASQGQLIWARFKKQRAAMIAAFFLVFLIFSGLFAPFLSPYDPTVAGRNKDYTNGAPQIPQFCDKNGCSLRPFIHPVERERSLATNFRWVTKINEDKRSYLTFLPKGDAYKLFGVIKGDRHLFGLEEGKIHVFGTDEDGQDIFSRTLHAIWTSLQVGTIGVLIAFVLALIIGGVSGYYGGWIDSVIQMITDAFRTVPAIPLFMAVAAFMPPEISAEARFFYISIILGFIGWPTLARRIRTHLLTERNQEYVLAAQLCGASSSHVIRRHLLPSFTSYIIVDLVISFPYMVLSETALSFIGLGLKDPVSSLGVMLQKATSADVMLNYQWYFIPVVFFIVLVMAFVFVGDGLRDAADPYSEVNK; encoded by the coding sequence ATGAGCAATATGCCAGATCCGACCGACCCAAAATTAGCAGGGATAAATCTATCAAACGCAACCCAGCTGGGGGCTGAGGGCGAGCATGATCGGCTTGCCAAAGAAGCTTATTTTACAGCGTCGCAGGGCCAATTAATTTGGGCTCGGTTTAAGAAACAGCGCGCTGCAATGATTGCGGCTTTTTTTCTAGTCTTTTTGATTTTTTCAGGCCTTTTTGCGCCATTTTTATCACCTTATGACCCCACTGTGGCGGGCCGCAATAAGGATTATACAAACGGAGCCCCCCAGATCCCGCAATTTTGTGATAAAAACGGCTGTTCATTGCGCCCGTTCATTCATCCGGTTGAACGAGAAAGATCACTGGCGACAAATTTTCGGTGGGTCACTAAAATCAATGAGGATAAGCGATCCTATTTGACGTTCCTGCCGAAAGGGGATGCTTATAAGCTTTTCGGTGTCATTAAAGGTGATCGTCATCTGTTTGGTTTAGAAGAGGGAAAGATACATGTGTTTGGAACGGATGAGGATGGACAAGATATCTTCAGCCGAACATTGCACGCGATTTGGACCTCGCTTCAGGTGGGTACAATCGGCGTTTTGATTGCCTTTGTGCTGGCTTTGATTATTGGAGGGGTGTCCGGCTATTACGGTGGCTGGATCGACAGCGTGATACAAATGATCACCGATGCTTTTCGAACGGTGCCGGCGATTCCACTATTCATGGCCGTAGCGGCCTTTATGCCGCCTGAGATTTCGGCTGAAGCCCGGTTTTTTTACATCTCGATTATTTTGGGCTTTATCGGGTGGCCTACATTGGCACGGCGCATTCGAACGCATCTGCTGACAGAGCGAAATCAAGAATATGTATTGGCAGCGCAGCTTTGCGGCGCGTCCTCGTCGCATGTAATTCGACGTCATCTACTGCCGTCTTTTACCAGTTATATTATTGTCGATTTGGTAATTTCTTTTCCCTATATGGTGCTCAGCGAAACCGCACTTTCCTTTATTGGGCTTGGTCTGAAAGATCCAGTTTCCTCGCTTGGTGTAATGTTGCAAAAGGCGACATCTGCGGATGTTATGCTGAATTATCAATGGTATTTTATTCCAGTGGTGTTCTTTATTGTTCTGGTTATGGCGTTCGTTTTCGTGGGAGACGGGTTGCGCGATGCTGCTGATCCCTATTCCGAGGTGAACAAATGA
- a CDS encoding ABC transporter permease subunit, giving the protein MLNFARFVITRAVMALITLIIVSLFVFLLMELVPGDCAERYLAFKNTQGSSVQIANELEAERQRLGLDRPFLERWSKWIVGAFQGEFGNSCILRVNIADLLGDKFLLSLGICLASLALAYAIAIPVGIIAAASNNPYLNNSLRIISYLGLAMPNFLLALMIMLFATVYFGETLTGLFSSQYRDAPWSWARFVDLLKHAWLPIFILGWSATAFALQTVRALMSDEIGKLYVTAATARGVHGRKLLWKYPARHALGPIINSLGFDLNRIFNELPIVALILVMTDAGKLLIDALARSNDQQLAGAIIFLLTASIVALNFFTDILLATIDPRVRKSIVR; this is encoded by the coding sequence ATGCTAAACTTTGCGCGCTTCGTGATAACACGGGCCGTTATGGCGCTGATCACGCTAATAATAGTATCGCTCTTTGTGTTCTTACTGATGGAGTTGGTGCCAGGTGATTGTGCTGAGCGCTATCTTGCCTTTAAGAATACCCAAGGGTCTTCGGTGCAAATTGCCAATGAATTGGAGGCCGAAAGGCAGCGGCTCGGTCTTGACCGACCTTTCCTTGAACGTTGGAGCAAATGGATCGTTGGCGCCTTTCAGGGTGAGTTTGGTAATAGCTGTATCCTACGGGTGAATATCGCTGATCTTTTGGGCGATAAGTTTTTGCTATCGCTTGGCATCTGTCTTGCCTCGCTGGCCTTGGCCTATGCAATCGCAATTCCGGTGGGGATCATTGCGGCTGCGTCTAACAATCCATATCTCAATAATTCTTTACGTATCATTAGCTATCTTGGTCTTGCGATGCCGAACTTCTTGCTGGCTTTAATGATTATGCTCTTTGCCACGGTTTATTTTGGCGAAACGCTGACGGGATTGTTTTCTAGCCAATACCGCGATGCACCCTGGTCTTGGGCACGTTTTGTCGACCTTCTGAAACACGCATGGCTGCCCATATTCATTCTGGGTTGGTCGGCAACTGCTTTTGCCCTGCAAACGGTGCGGGCTTTGATGTCAGATGAGATCGGGAAGCTTTACGTTACGGCTGCAACCGCGCGCGGCGTCCATGGCCGCAAGTTGCTCTGGAAATATCCGGCGCGTCATGCGCTTGGGCCGATCATTAACTCGCTTGGGTTTGACCTGAACCGTATTTTCAATGAGTTGCCCATTGTTGCCTTGATTCTTGTAATGACTGATGCTGGTAAGCTTTTGATCGACGCTCTTGCGCGCTCGAACGATCAGCAGCTTGCTGGGGCGATTATTTTCTTATTAACCGCGTCCATAGTGGCGTTAAATTTTTTCACGGATATCTTGCTGGCAACCATCGACCCGCGTGTCCGCAAAAGCATCGTGAGGTGA
- a CDS encoding ABC transporter substrate-binding protein, whose amino-acid sequence MKRILLSGLAAIALPGMALANCPAITVADMGGVAPGAYPQQYDLAEFEAAAGCSMAFSGNPDAAALNARIQGNGALPALADRLPSEPLVMIPYDAVGRYGGQLDVLSNATEAGTSDFLSVRHVSLLRYSDDLQTIVPNVAKSFKWNDDFTQLTIKLREGHKWSDGAPFTSEDIVFYHDNLMLDKNIFETPKDYITVAGEAMSVDAPDATTVIFNLPAPKPGLIAHFATHYSQPFQPKHFLGQFHPDVDSNADANAQALGFENGYAAIKAYYGNSDWTDTPTPMLSNPDLVAGLPKATYPTLESHIVIADTPEGRHFVANPYFFQVDPTGQQLPYINEFDEVYINDNEVRILKIVNGEIDYKAQSLQLASAPILLENQEKGDYTVHLKPEITIGALGFNVTHEDPAKREVFGNIDFRRAMSIAINRSEMNEIGFFGQGTPRAYTGFSPLPAFADASMETYATEYDPAGANALLDGLGMADTDGDGIRELPNGDKLVLNLNFSTQGIAGQTVELAAQYWRDVGIASVVKEVTPDEYRSAQSSNKLDVSMWRKGQPLAIVLGNNELWVPPYENYFGNRNAMLWAEWIDSNGSAGEEPPAWAKQMMEDINVLQSAAAGSDAFNQAGARMVEHMTKELLFIGTVIAPAPMIHRNNLINFTETKTHSYEYYRTYPYRATQWWLDE is encoded by the coding sequence ATGAAACGTATATTGCTTTCTGGCTTGGCCGCGATTGCATTGCCGGGTATGGCGTTAGCCAATTGCCCCGCGATCACGGTTGCCGATATGGGTGGAGTGGCGCCAGGCGCTTATCCGCAACAATATGATTTGGCCGAGTTCGAAGCTGCAGCAGGGTGCAGCATGGCATTTTCGGGCAACCCAGATGCAGCAGCGCTGAACGCGCGTATTCAAGGCAATGGCGCTCTGCCAGCTTTGGCTGATCGGTTGCCTTCAGAGCCTTTGGTGATGATCCCTTATGACGCTGTGGGCCGCTATGGCGGGCAACTGGATGTTTTGTCTAATGCGACCGAAGCGGGAACGTCTGACTTTTTGTCTGTGCGTCACGTCAGCCTTTTGCGGTATTCGGATGATCTTCAGACCATCGTTCCAAACGTGGCGAAATCGTTCAAGTGGAATGATGATTTTACCCAGCTGACAATCAAGTTGCGCGAAGGCCATAAGTGGTCGGATGGCGCGCCATTCACCAGCGAAGATATCGTGTTCTATCACGATAATCTGATGTTGGATAAAAACATTTTTGAAACGCCGAAAGACTATATTACCGTGGCGGGTGAGGCGATGAGCGTGGATGCGCCTGATGCAACCACAGTTATTTTCAACTTACCTGCGCCCAAACCTGGTCTGATTGCGCATTTCGCGACGCATTATTCGCAGCCTTTCCAGCCTAAACATTTCCTGGGTCAGTTCCATCCAGATGTTGACTCGAATGCGGATGCCAATGCGCAGGCGCTTGGCTTTGAAAATGGCTATGCTGCGATTAAGGCCTATTACGGTAATTCGGATTGGACGGATACGCCAACCCCAATGCTGTCAAACCCGGATCTGGTTGCTGGCCTTCCTAAAGCAACCTATCCTACGCTTGAAAGCCATATCGTAATCGCCGACACCCCCGAAGGGCGGCATTTTGTTGCTAACCCTTACTTCTTCCAAGTGGATCCAACCGGCCAGCAATTGCCTTATATCAATGAGTTTGATGAAGTTTACATCAATGATAATGAGGTGCGTATACTTAAGATTGTAAATGGCGAGATCGATTATAAGGCCCAGTCTTTGCAATTGGCTTCAGCACCAATCCTGCTCGAAAACCAAGAAAAAGGCGATTATACGGTTCATTTGAAGCCTGAAATTACCATCGGTGCATTGGGCTTTAACGTGACCCATGAAGATCCGGCCAAACGCGAGGTTTTCGGCAATATTGATTTCCGGCGGGCGATGTCAATCGCGATCAACCGCAGTGAGATGAACGAAATCGGCTTCTTTGGTCAAGGTACGCCTCGTGCCTATACTGGGTTTTCACCGTTGCCAGCATTTGCTGATGCGTCAATGGAGACCTATGCCACTGAGTATGATCCGGCTGGTGCCAATGCGCTGCTTGACGGGCTTGGCATGGCCGACACGGATGGTGATGGTATTCGCGAATTGCCAAATGGCGATAAGCTTGTCTTGAATCTTAACTTTTCAACTCAAGGGATTGCTGGCCAAACTGTCGAATTAGCGGCGCAATATTGGCGCGATGTCGGCATTGCTTCCGTTGTAAAGGAAGTTACACCGGATGAGTATCGTTCGGCTCAGTCTTCCAATAAACTGGATGTCAGCATGTGGCGCAAAGGTCAGCCTTTGGCGATCGTTCTGGGTAATAATGAGCTATGGGTTCCACCCTATGAAAATTATTTCGGAAACCGCAATGCGATGCTTTGGGCCGAGTGGATTGATTCTAACGGGTCTGCAGGCGAAGAGCCTCCAGCTTGGGCCAAGCAGATGATGGAAGACATCAATGTTCTGCAATCCGCCGCAGCAGGTTCTGATGCTTTCAATCAGGCAGGTGCAAGAATGGTTGAACATATGACCAAAGAATTGTTGTTCATTGGTACGGTGATTGCCCCTGCGCCGATGATTCATCGCAACAATCTGATCAACTTTACCGAAACCAAGACTCATAGTTACGAATATTATCGGACTTATCCTTACCGTGCGACCCAGTGGTGGTTGGACGAATAA
- a CDS encoding LysR family transcriptional regulator: MRYTQLRAFHFVALHGGFSSAARALNQSQPSLSDHVRQLEQLHDTLLFHREKKHVRLTEAGDELFLLTRQFFDVEEQIGLCLSKRQHQLRGKLRVVADSALHITASLSAFRAANPKTFVSVRTGNSEDVLQRLRHYDAEIGVVGNSPSALDLVEIPMGDAPIVAIMAQGFLPETVQELAFKQLVKWPLVFREKGSSTRRCIEAEAQACGLRLRPVIEVDGREALREVVASGAGIGFVSRAELGNASDIRAVAISGATLRMKESLVFLSIRRDQPMIRAFLRCIDAPHL; this comes from the coding sequence ATGAGATATACCCAACTTCGCGCCTTTCACTTTGTTGCATTGCATGGCGGGTTTTCCAGCGCTGCGCGCGCGTTGAACCAAAGCCAGCCAAGCCTATCCGATCACGTGCGACAATTGGAACAGCTGCATGATACGCTTTTGTTCCATCGTGAAAAAAAACATGTGCGGCTTACCGAAGCCGGGGATGAGTTGTTTTTGCTGACGCGGCAGTTTTTCGATGTGGAAGAACAAATCGGGCTTTGTTTAAGCAAGCGCCAACACCAGTTGCGGGGCAAGTTGCGTGTGGTGGCAGATTCGGCTTTGCATATCACGGCGTCGCTCAGCGCTTTTCGCGCGGCGAACCCGAAAACCTTCGTGTCGGTTCGAACGGGAAATTCGGAAGATGTGCTGCAGCGCTTACGCCATTATGATGCAGAGATTGGCGTGGTGGGTAATAGCCCCTCAGCACTCGATTTGGTGGAAATTCCGATGGGGGATGCGCCAATTGTCGCAATTATGGCACAAGGCTTTTTACCCGAAACAGTTCAAGAGCTTGCGTTTAAGCAGCTCGTAAAATGGCCATTGGTATTCCGTGAAAAAGGATCAAGTACCCGGCGCTGTATCGAAGCAGAGGCGCAGGCCTGCGGTCTGCGTTTGCGCCCGGTGATTGAAGTTGACGGACGTGAGGCTCTGCGCGAGGTGGTGGCATCGGGGGCGGGTATCGGATTTGTCTCGCGCGCCGAATTGGGCAATGCGTCTGATATACGTGCTGTCGCAATTTCGGGTGCAACGCTGCGCATGAAAGAATCTTTGGTGTTTTTATCCATCCGCCGCGATCAACCCATGATTCGCGCTTTTTTGCGCTGTATTGACGCGCCGCATCTGTAA
- a CDS encoding 2-aminoethylphosphonate--pyruvate transaminase gives MPNTDCFEKLPKPALGEPYLLTPGPLTTAYDVKQEMLKDWGSWDDDFRAMTAQIRTGLLALIGPKADLYDCVPMQGPGSYAVEAMLGSFVPQDGKVLVLANGAYGMRAAATLDYLARDKIVLDKGDYMPPRGAEVAEILAKDPAITHVMAIHCETSSGILNPIEEIAEATRAAGRKLLIDSMSAFGALPLHPAQLGCAAFVSSANKCIEGVPGFSFVIAQTTELQAARGNAHSLSLDVEAQWRVMNDTGQWRFTPPTHVVAAFLKALAAHAAEGGVEARGARYTQNRDFMVSGMRALGFETLLEDRWLSPIIVTFFCPADPAFKFSQFYDAMKERGFIIYPGKLTIVDSFRIGCIGQIDTDVMHHMLTAVKAALAQMGVTDAAPPSAALNERRKLTA, from the coding sequence ATGCCAAACACCGACTGTTTTGAAAAATTACCCAAGCCCGCGCTTGGCGAGCCATATTTGTTAACGCCAGGTCCGCTCACCACGGCCTATGATGTAAAACAAGAGATGCTCAAAGATTGGGGCAGTTGGGATGATGATTTTCGAGCTATGACAGCGCAAATACGAACAGGTTTGCTGGCGCTGATTGGCCCAAAAGCCGATCTTTATGATTGCGTGCCAATGCAAGGCCCCGGATCTTACGCGGTTGAAGCCATGTTGGGCAGTTTTGTGCCCCAAGATGGCAAGGTTTTGGTTTTGGCCAATGGCGCCTATGGCATGCGCGCCGCAGCCACATTAGACTATCTTGCCCGCGATAAAATCGTTTTAGATAAGGGGGATTATATGCCCCCTCGCGGCGCTGAAGTGGCAGAGATTTTAGCAAAGGATCCGGCGATCACCCATGTGATGGCGATCCATTGCGAGACCTCGTCCGGAATTTTAAACCCGATTGAAGAAATTGCCGAAGCAACCCGCGCCGCGGGACGCAAATTGTTAATTGATTCGATGTCAGCCTTCGGCGCGCTTCCGCTGCACCCCGCCCAGCTTGGATGCGCGGCCTTTGTCTCCTCGGCCAATAAATGTATCGAAGGCGTGCCCGGTTTTAGCTTTGTAATCGCGCAAACCACCGAGTTGCAGGCCGCGCGGGGCAATGCGCATTCTTTAAGCCTTGATGTAGAAGCGCAATGGCGGGTCATGAATGACACTGGGCAATGGCGCTTTACTCCGCCCACGCATGTGGTGGCCGCCTTTTTAAAGGCTTTGGCCGCCCATGCTGCAGAGGGCGGTGTTGAGGCGCGCGGGGCGCGCTACACTCAAAACCGCGATTTCATGGTATCGGGCATGCGCGCGCTTGGCTTTGAAACATTGCTAGAAGACCGCTGGTTATCCCCAATCATCGTTACATTTTTCTGCCCCGCTGACCCGGCTTTTAAATTCAGCCAGTTTTATGATGCGATGAAAGAACGGGGCTTTATCATCTATCCTGGAAAGCTGACGATTGTAGACAGTTTTAGAATCGGGTGTATTGGTCAGATAGACACGGATGTGATGCACCACATGCTGACTGCGGTGAAAGCCGCATTGGCGCAAATGGGCGTTACAGATGCGGCCCCGCCAAGCGCCGCCCTGAACGAACGACGCAAATTAACAGCCTAA
- the phnA gene encoding phosphonoacetate hydrolase produces MTMNTEVNVNGRVYTAPKTCAIVICLDGCEPAYLDVAIGEGLMPTLKRIRALGSDHLAHSVIPSFTNPNNMSIATGRPPAVHGICGNYLYEPETGEEVMMNDVRFLRAPTVFSGLYNAGAKVAVVTAKDKLRALLGAGLKFDEDRAICFSSEKADQATLAENGIENASAYMDRPVPEVYSADLSEFVFAAGVKLLKTWAPDVMYLSTTDYIQHKFAPDEQGAKDFYAMFDHYLAELDALGAAIVVTADHGMKPKHQADGTPAVIYIQDVLDQWLGEKAARVILPITDPYVVHHGALGSFATAYLPEGCDHGEIIARLSALPEMLSVRSKEEAVAEFELPADRIGDIVMVSTENMTIGTSQHRHDLAALKEPLRSHGGLTEQTVPFIVNRVMDLPNAPQLRNFDAFYYALQAATQ; encoded by the coding sequence ATGACAATGAATACGGAAGTAAATGTAAACGGGCGCGTTTATACAGCCCCAAAAACCTGCGCGATTGTGATCTGTCTTGACGGCTGTGAACCGGCGTATTTGGATGTGGCGATTGGCGAAGGTTTGATGCCCACATTAAAGCGTATCCGGGCCCTGGGCAGCGATCATCTTGCCCATTCGGTGATCCCCTCCTTCACCAACCCCAACAATATGTCGATCGCGACGGGGCGCCCGCCCGCGGTGCATGGCATTTGCGGCAATTACCTGTATGAGCCGGAAACCGGCGAAGAAGTGATGATGAATGATGTGCGGTTCTTGCGCGCTCCAACCGTGTTCAGCGGCCTGTACAATGCCGGGGCCAAAGTGGCCGTGGTCACGGCCAAAGACAAATTGCGGGCGCTGTTGGGCGCGGGTTTGAAATTTGATGAAGATCGCGCGATTTGTTTTTCCTCAGAAAAGGCCGATCAAGCTACCTTGGCCGAAAACGGGATTGAAAATGCAAGCGCCTATATGGATCGCCCCGTCCCAGAAGTCTATTCTGCCGATTTGTCAGAATTTGTTTTTGCCGCCGGGGTAAAGCTTCTCAAAACCTGGGCGCCAGACGTGATGTATCTGTCAACCACAGATTACATCCAACATAAATTTGCCCCTGATGAGCAAGGCGCAAAAGATTTCTATGCGATGTTTGACCACTATCTGGCTGAACTAGACGCATTAGGCGCCGCAATCGTGGTGACTGCCGATCATGGTATGAAACCCAAGCATCAAGCCGATGGCACCCCGGCAGTGATTTATATCCAGGATGTATTAGACCAGTGGCTGGGTGAAAAAGCCGCGCGCGTTATTCTGCCCATCACCGATCCTTATGTCGTGCATCATGGCGCTTTGGGCTCGTTTGCAACGGCCTATTTGCCCGAAGGCTGCGATCATGGTGAGATCATTGCCCGCCTGTCAGCCTTGCCCGAAATGCTCTCAGTGCGCAGCAAAGAAGAGGCGGTGGCCGAATTTGAACTGCCGGCAGATCGGATTGGCGATATCGTTATGGTGTCAACCGAAAATATGACCATTGGCACCTCCCAGCATCGCCATGATCTGGCCGCCCTGAAAGAACCTTTGCGTAGCCATGGCGGGCTTACCGAACAAACCGTGCCGTTTATCGTAAACCGGGTTATGGATTTGCCAAATGCGCCCCAATTGCGAAATTTTGATGCGTTTTATTATGCCCTGCAAGCGGCTACGCAGTAA